A single Brevundimonas sp. M20 DNA region contains:
- a CDS encoding glutamate-5-semialdehyde dehydrogenase, which yields MTLAEDMLQRGRRARAAADLIRLATPETRTRALQAAAVALRAHGERILAANAEDIARARETGLSEALIDRLALTPARLDATARAVDEVAALPDPLGRETARWSRPNGLDIARVSTPIGVLAIIYESRPNVTADAAALCLRSGNVALLRCGSDCLSSSLAIHAAMAEGLEAAGLPADAIQLIDTPDRAAVGALLTGLEGAIDLLIPRGGKSLVARVQAEARVPVLGHLEGVNHTYVHAAADPDMAEAVLVNAKMRRVSVCGATETLLIDRTCAPALLPRLAAALEAAGCSLRGDEESRALAPSITEASEADWTTEYLAPILAVRVVEDLPHAVDHIRRHGSGHTEAIITEDPEAAAAFLNAVDSAIVMWNASTQFADGGEFGFGGEIGIATSRLHARGPVGAEQLTSYKYVVRGTGQIRA from the coding sequence ATGACCCTCGCCGAAGACATGCTCCAGCGTGGCCGCCGCGCCCGCGCCGCCGCCGACCTGATCCGTCTCGCCACGCCGGAGACCCGCACCCGCGCGCTTCAGGCCGCCGCCGTCGCCCTGCGCGCCCACGGCGAACGCATTCTCGCCGCCAACGCGGAGGACATCGCCCGCGCCCGCGAGACCGGCCTTTCAGAGGCCCTGATCGACCGACTGGCGCTCACCCCCGCCCGTCTGGACGCCACCGCCCGTGCCGTGGACGAGGTCGCCGCCCTGCCCGATCCGCTGGGGCGCGAGACCGCTCGCTGGTCTCGCCCCAACGGTCTGGACATCGCCCGCGTTTCCACCCCCATCGGCGTGCTGGCCATCATCTATGAGAGCCGCCCCAATGTGACGGCGGATGCCGCCGCCCTGTGCCTGCGCTCGGGCAACGTCGCCTTGCTGCGCTGCGGATCGGACTGCCTGTCGTCCTCGCTGGCGATCCACGCCGCCATGGCAGAGGGGCTGGAGGCGGCAGGCCTGCCCGCCGACGCGATCCAGCTGATCGACACCCCGGACCGCGCCGCCGTCGGCGCCCTGCTGACGGGGCTGGAGGGTGCCATCGACCTGTTGATCCCCCGCGGCGGCAAGAGCCTGGTCGCCCGCGTGCAGGCCGAGGCCCGGGTGCCCGTGCTCGGCCACCTCGAGGGCGTGAACCACACCTATGTCCACGCCGCCGCCGACCCGGACATGGCCGAGGCCGTGCTGGTGAACGCGAAGATGCGCCGCGTCTCCGTCTGCGGCGCCACCGAGACCCTGCTGATCGACCGGACCTGCGCGCCCGCCTTGTTGCCCCGCCTCGCCGCCGCCCTGGAAGCCGCCGGGTGCAGCCTGCGCGGGGATGAGGAAAGCCGCGCGCTGGCCCCCTCCATCACCGAGGCGTCCGAGGCCGACTGGACCACCGAATACCTGGCGCCGATCCTGGCTGTGCGCGTGGTCGAGGACCTGCCTCACGCGGTGGATCACATCCGCCGCCACGGCTCGGGCCACACCGAGGCGATCATCACGGAAGATCCGGAGGCCGCCGCCGCCTTCCTCAACGCCGTCGACAGCGCCATCGTCATGTGGAACGCCTCGACCCAGTTCGCCGACGGGGGCGAGTTCGGTTTCGGCGGCGAGATCGGCATCGCCACCTCCCGCCTGCACGCGCGCGGCCCGGTCGGGGCCGAGCAGTTGACCAGCTACAAATATGTGGTGCGCGGGACGGGGCAGATCAGGGCGTAG
- the proB gene encoding glutamate 5-kinase, giving the protein MTSSAASALAASRRLVLKVGSALLIDGGRPNGPRLAALGQEIADLRARGVEVIVVSSGAVALGRGRLGISKSARLDEKQAAAAAGQSLLMQAWEAALSPHGLTPAQVLLTRDDTERRRRWLNARSTLDALLRLKAVPVVNENDTVATEEIRYGDNDRLAARTAQLARADLLVLLSDIDGLYDADPRSHPDAAHLPLVEALTPEVMAMAGEANASASVGTGGMRTKLEAARIARSAGCATVIASGLTDRPLAAVLDGAKATLIPAPDGPMAAWKSWIAGSVDPAGRLVVDAGAVAALRAGKSLLPSGVQRIEGRFDRGDSVLVVTPDGARAAVGLAAFSAEEMALIRGRQTGEIEGLVGYKGPQVAIHRDDLVLEGAA; this is encoded by the coding sequence GTGACCTCCTCCGCCGCCTCCGCCCTCGCCGCCTCCCGCCGCCTTGTCCTCAAGGTCGGCTCCGCCCTGCTCATCGACGGCGGGCGACCGAACGGCCCACGGCTGGCCGCGCTGGGGCAGGAGATCGCCGACCTTCGCGCGCGCGGCGTCGAGGTGATCGTCGTCTCCTCCGGGGCCGTGGCGCTGGGCCGGGGCCGTCTGGGCATTTCGAAGTCCGCCCGGCTGGATGAGAAACAGGCCGCCGCCGCCGCCGGTCAGTCCCTGCTCATGCAGGCGTGGGAGGCCGCCCTGTCGCCCCACGGCCTGACGCCCGCACAGGTGCTTCTGACCCGCGATGACACCGAGCGCCGCCGTCGCTGGCTGAACGCCCGCTCGACGCTGGACGCCCTGCTGCGCCTCAAGGCCGTTCCCGTGGTCAATGAGAACGACACCGTCGCCACCGAGGAAATCCGCTATGGCGACAACGACCGTCTCGCGGCGCGCACGGCGCAGCTGGCGCGCGCCGACCTGCTGGTCCTGCTCAGCGACATCGACGGCCTCTATGACGCCGATCCGCGAAGCCACCCTGACGCCGCCCACCTGCCGCTGGTCGAGGCCCTGACCCCCGAGGTCATGGCCATGGCGGGCGAGGCCAACGCCTCCGCCTCGGTCGGCACGGGCGGCATGCGGACCAAGCTGGAGGCCGCCCGTATCGCCCGCTCGGCGGGTTGCGCCACCGTCATCGCTTCCGGTCTCACTGATCGCCCGCTGGCCGCCGTTCTGGACGGTGCGAAGGCGACCCTGATTCCGGCCCCGGACGGCCCCATGGCGGCGTGGAAATCGTGGATCGCGGGCAGCGTCGATCCGGCGGGTCGGCTGGTCGTCGACGCCGGCGCCGTCGCCGCCCTGCGCGCCGGCAAGAGCCTGCTCCCCTCGGGCGTCCAGCGGATCGAGGGTCGGTTTGACCGGGGCGACAGCGTGCTGGTCGTGACCCCCGACGGCGCCCGCGCCGCCGTGGGTCTCGCCGCCTTCTCAGCCGAGGAAATGGCCCTGATCCGGGGCCGCCAGACCGGCGAGATCGAGGGACTGGTGGGCTACAAGGGGCCGCAGGTCGCCATCCACCGCGACGATCTGGTTCTGGAGGGCGCGGCATGA
- a CDS encoding neutral zinc metallopeptidase, protein MRWEGGRRGGNIEDRRGMGPVGMAGGGIGALVLAAIGYFVFGIPPETTQQITSQLGTGIGQQEGKAGTPADQAGLFVDVIGANIDDVWRSKLQGYQPPTVVLYEQGTQTGCGMGQSAMGPFYCPADRKVYLDLSFWQEMETQLGASGADFARAYVIAHEYGHHIQTLTGTSDQVRQAQQRARSEAEGNRYSVALELQADCYAGVWAANASAASGGQVTLSAGDLEEGLKTASAIGDDTLQRRSGRQVSPDSFTHGSSAERMTWLRRGYETGDPNACDTFQNL, encoded by the coding sequence ATGCGTTGGGAAGGCGGCCGCCGCGGCGGCAATATCGAGGACCGGCGCGGCATGGGCCCGGTCGGCATGGCCGGCGGCGGCATCGGCGCGCTCGTTCTGGCCGCCATCGGCTATTTCGTCTTCGGCATCCCGCCCGAAACCACCCAGCAGATCACCAGCCAGCTCGGCACGGGCATCGGTCAGCAGGAAGGCAAGGCTGGCACGCCAGCGGATCAGGCCGGCCTCTTCGTCGATGTCATCGGCGCCAATATCGACGACGTCTGGCGCTCGAAGCTGCAGGGCTACCAGCCGCCCACCGTCGTCCTCTACGAACAGGGCACCCAGACCGGCTGCGGCATGGGCCAATCCGCCATGGGACCCTTCTACTGCCCCGCTGACCGCAAGGTGTATCTGGACCTGTCCTTCTGGCAGGAGATGGAGACCCAGCTTGGGGCCTCCGGCGCCGACTTCGCCCGCGCCTATGTCATCGCCCACGAGTACGGCCACCACATCCAGACCCTGACCGGAACCTCCGATCAGGTACGGCAGGCCCAGCAGCGCGCGCGCAGCGAGGCCGAGGGCAACCGGTACTCCGTCGCGCTGGAGCTTCAGGCCGACTGTTACGCCGGCGTCTGGGCCGCCAACGCCTCCGCCGCTTCCGGCGGACAGGTCACGCTCAGCGCGGGCGATCTGGAAGAGGGGCTCAAGACCGCCTCGGCCATCGGTGACGACACCCTGCAACGCCGCTCGGGCCGTCAGGTGTCGCCGGACAGCTTCACCCACGGCTCCTCCGCCGAACGCATGACCTGGCTGCGCCGGGGTTATGAGACCGGCGATCCGAACGCCTGCGATACGTTCCAGAACCTTTAG
- a CDS encoding methyltransferase, with translation MLITDPTAFILENTRLQPVPHAPEISLWLADEITPIWRLTEEELGEMGLPPPFWAFAWAGGQAVARWLLDNPAEVAGKTVLDFATGSGLVGIAAMKTGAASVLGTDIDPFCGAAVALNAEANSVVLRFTDRDLLDAPPPPADVICAGDVCYEKPMSERVLNWLAQARANGTRVLIGDPGRTYFPQSGLDFLAEYRVPTTRELEDQEIKRSAVWALA, from the coding sequence ATGCTGATCACCGACCCGACCGCCTTCATCCTCGAGAACACGCGATTGCAGCCCGTGCCTCATGCGCCGGAGATTTCGCTATGGCTGGCCGATGAGATCACTCCAATCTGGCGGCTGACCGAGGAGGAATTGGGCGAAATGGGGCTGCCGCCTCCCTTCTGGGCCTTCGCCTGGGCCGGAGGACAGGCCGTGGCGCGCTGGCTGCTCGACAATCCCGCGGAGGTGGCGGGCAAGACCGTGCTGGACTTCGCGACGGGCTCGGGCCTCGTCGGCATCGCCGCCATGAAGACCGGCGCCGCGTCCGTTCTGGGGACTGACATCGATCCCTTCTGTGGTGCGGCTGTCGCCCTGAACGCAGAAGCCAACAGCGTCGTGCTGCGTTTCACCGACCGCGACCTTCTGGACGCTCCACCACCCCCGGCGGACGTGATCTGTGCGGGTGACGTCTGTTACGAGAAGCCGATGAGCGAACGGGTCCTGAACTGGCTGGCGCAGGCGCGCGCCAACGGAACCCGCGTCCTGATCGGCGATCCGGGCCGCACCTATTTCCCCCAGTCCGGCCTCGACTTCCTGGCCGAGTACCGGGTGCCGACCACCCGCGAGCTGGAGGATCAGGAGATCAAGCGCTCGGCGGTGTGGGCGTTGGCCTGA